The Osmerus eperlanus chromosome 20, fOsmEpe2.1, whole genome shotgun sequence DNA segment tcacctcaatgagctcagcctggcttctctcaatggagcgcaccagagccgtgaagacttgaacactgtctgatatctctctctctgcatctctcttgctggtctctactgagagtTTCATCTCCTGAACCTTCCTAGATCTTTCTTCCATCATCTGGTTCATCTCAGCCATCATCTTCCCCAGATCATTCTTTTTTGGTCTGTACTTGTCCTCTAAAGTTACAATGTCATGGGTCTTATGGTCTGTTCTCATGCACATGAGACAAACCCATGTCTGGTCAGTCCTACAGTACAGCTCCAAGGGTCTCTCatgcttctgacacatcctgtcctccaggttctccacagggtcgatcagcttgtgtttcttcaaggctgcaactctctgatgaggctccaggtgagcctcacagtaagaggccagacacaccagacaggactTCAGGGCCTTGAGCTTGGTACCAGTACAGATGTCACATGACACTTCTCCAGATCTGGCTGGTCGTAGGTATTGGCTGTTGGGTTTATTTTTCACTGACTTCCTGAACTGAGCAGCCATCTCAGAGATGAAAGTGTTGACACGAAGCTCAGGTCTCCTATAGAACTTCTCCTTGCACATGGGACATTGACACAGGTCACTGTTGTCCCAGTACTTGGTGATACAGGCCTTGCAGAAGTTGTGTCCACATGGAATAGAGACAGGATCAGTGAACACATCCAGACATATAGAACAGAGGAACTGATCTTCAGTCAGGAGACTGCTGCAGGAAGCCATTTctgcactggagagagagatcaaaagTGAAACCATGAAAGCTATGCTGAGTCACAGTCATTTGTTACGTGATAGTTTGAGATTTTTAATTGTTCAAGAAGCAGTGAGAAATACAATTATGTTGATATTATTCACACATATGATTTACATTACTACACTGTATGCCAACCTGTTTACGGTCCTGTCACGCCTGCGAGTCAGAAACGctgccccttcctccctcagttACTGCACactcaatacaaaaaaaaatatttttagactgctacacatgccatacatcattggaaagctacgctTCTCGTGCTTGCATTTCTCTAATCcatttcaagatcaagtcgcaacagAAAGTAcagtcaacgtctttgtccggTCACCAATATCTAAACAAAGCAAAAGCAAACAACTCTACTCACCCTAAAAGGTTCAGTGTGGTCCAGGTATGCAAAAGATACCAACAAACATGGACTGGTTACATTCCCAAAGGTCCAAACTATCTAACCCTGTCGAGTAGTTCGTCCAAAACAATTAATTATATCCACACGTAGCCACGATGCTGTTACTTCATTCTGCCTTCGCCAATTCAATTTTTGCACTCTCTCACGCACTATCGCTCATTGAAAGAGATGTGATTCGAATATTTACGATTGGAGATTGTCAAGATGGCcgctacactctgccctttcgattgacaccttgtttgacccaataggagcttccgtGCCTTGGTGACATAGGTGaaagccctctaaagccaactaggtctgtgcgtatagacgttttcaggcacatttaacaggagatGAGCATACTTTTGTGAAAAAAACACTTgacagtattattattattattaacgcCCACATCATATGCTTCAATCCTTGTCATTTAGACTACTCACCTGTGTGTTTTAGTCTTGATGTTCTGTCTAACTGGTGGATACTTTCTTGTTACCGATTCTTGTTTTGTGCGTCTGTTCAATGCTGCGATACTGTAAGTCTGTCCACTTTAGTGTCTCTTCGGTGAGTTGAGGTAACAATGCTCTTCCTACCTAGTTCTGCTTTTAGACAAACTTTGTACCTTTTACTGACTAGATAGATTACTAGTAAATACCAGAATGTATAGGTGGGGGTGATCAGTGAGCACAATATACTGtacgagagagatagaaaagtgAGTTTATGTGCTCAACTCATGTTTACCTGGCTGATTAGCAACAAGgaacaaggaagaggaggattttACAACAAAACTACTGTTAATGTAACTTTATGGTTACATTAACAGTCTCTTCTCACCTTGAATTTAGTCCTTCTACCTCACTTTTTCAATGTTCTCATCCTTGCAGGGGGGtactccagaaagcaggttatgcaacataaccgggtaagtaTTGTAGGTAATTGTATGTCAGCTGGAGCGTTAACTTACCTGGTTATGTTGTaacacctgctttctggaaaagCCTCCTGATTTCTGTTGTTGAGCCCGGTTATGTTTGCACTATgggtgtggacacacacacacgcacatacagtacacatgaacacttgcacacacattcTGATCATTGATTATATATGATTCTTTGTCTCTTGAGGTATTgccattgtttgtttgtgttttttgctCAACTCCTCCCACTGTTTCTATGAGGTTTGGAAGTCaaatttgtaaatgtttttcatACTGAGGCTGGAGCAAATACATCTACAAAATATCAGTAAATGATGTAGCCATAAATTACAACAATGACTTGCAGCAATGAGGCTGGAAAAAGGAAGTGTTACTGAAAATaaacagctggaggaacatTTAGCAACTAACTCGGTTAATTGCAAACATGTCAGTAACATGATTGGGCTTAAAAGAGTATCTTAGAGAGGCAGAGTctctcagaagtaaagatgggcAAAGGTTCACCAATCTGCCAAAACCTGCATCTACATATCGTGGAACCATTTCAGAATAATGTTCTTAAACGTAAAATTGTGAAGACTTTGAATATCtcatcatctacagtacataataTAACAAAATAGTTCTGAGAATCTGGAGAAATTTCTGTGtaagggagaagggggaaaaTAAATACTGCTTGCCTGTGATCTTCAGGCACTCAGGCGGCACTGCATCAAAAACAGCCATGATTCTATAATGGAAATCATTGCATGGGCTCAGAAACACCTCCAGAACTCAATGTCTGTGAACATCAATGATGTCGTCCCCAAGAAGGTTGTCCAGTCCGTCCCCAATCAGAAGCCCTGGGTTGGTGCCGCGGTCCGGGCCAACCTGAGAGCCCGGTCTGTCGCCTTTAACTCTGGGGACCCTGATCAGTACAGGAAGGCTAGATACGACCTTCTGAAGGCCATCAAAGCAGCGAAAAGAGCTTAAAGGGCCAAGGTGGAGTCCAGCTACCATGGCTCTGACCCTGACTCTGAGggagaggctacagtgagacccagTCCTCTGGCCTACTGCCAGACGAGCTGAATGCCTTCTACGCTCGctttgagagggacagtgacccccctgcagtggagCTACCTGAAGGCCTAGCCAGTGGTGAGCCTACACTAACTGTAGCTGAGCTGAGGCATTGCTTCAAAAATatcaaccctcgcaaggcacctgACCCAGACGGCATATCAGGTAGGGCCCTCAGGGGCTGCGCTaaccagctagcaggggtcttcagtgacatcttcaacctctccctcagcctgtctgtactccccacctgcttcaagaggacTACCAttgtccctgtgcccaagaacaccaaggtcacctgcttgaacgactatcgcccgatagcactgacctctgtcatcatgaagtgcttcgagcggctagtcaaatcattcatctgctcctcgctgccccccttgaccctatgcagtttgcataccggtaaacaggtctacagacgatgtCATCGCCCTGACaacgctctctcccacctggacaaagggaatacgtatgtgaggatgctgtacatctcagcattcaacaccatcatcccctccagacttgtctccaagcttgtggacctgggactaagcacctccctcttcaagtggatcttcaacttcctgacggggaggccacaggtggtgagaatcggtgaacgcacctcatccacactgatcaccaacacaggcatcccccagggctgtgtgctcagccctctcctgttctccttgttcactcacaACTGTGCGGCAAAgcacagctccaacctccttgttaagtttgctgacgacacaaccattgtgggcctcatctgacagtgacgagtcagcctacagagaggaggttgataccctgacatcatggtgtcaggacaataacctcaaAAGGAGGACAATGCACCGctacacatcaacggatccgaagtggaaaaggtcagctgcttcaggttcctcggtgtgaacatcagcaatgacctcacctggtctgctcacacggacaaggtggtcaaagcggcccggaaacgcctcttctcctgaggagactgaagaagtttggcatggacccagtcatcctcactaactttacAGATGCaccatagagagcatactgactggttgcatcacagtgtggtatgggagctgcacagacagggaccacaAGGCCCTACatagtgtggtcaggtctgctgagttcataaTCGGCAGGAatctcccagccctacaggacacctaccacacacgatgcctcaggaaagctggcagcattctaagagactgttaccacccatccttcagtctttttaccctgttgccttctggcaggcgacgCAGACTGGactacagtttctttccaagggccatcaggctcctGAATGAACCTTGATATGGACACTGTCGACACtcacactagtcactttacacactgtcacttcagctactggttgcactttcagctactggtggcacaatcagcaatattgcactaattgtaccctacttgtctctaggttagtataggttatacgGTTAGTATAGGATTGTGTAttataggtttagtatactgtattggtTATTATTGTGTATATTTAGGATGTTTATTATAATATATgttagcttatcataggtgtAACCTATGTTCTGAGTAAGTAGGGTTGGTTGTGTTATATAAAGGTGAAGGTGCAGCCGGGTTTACCTGTGAAGAAAGCCTGAGGCATCATGGGAAATGTAATGTGAAGTGGACAGCCTAGCAGTCTGAATACCTCTCCCATGTCAGGAGACTCACCATATCTGTCTATCTAGTTGACTTTTTTTCTAATGCTGTAAATTGGATAAGGttcaataaaatacataatttgagATACAGTAAACACCTTTCCTGGAGCAGGGCTCCATCTGGTGGGCACTCCAGACAACACACTCCTACCTTGCTGACAGGAAGTAAGAATAAAGCAATCATACTCACCAGTTTTACATCACCATGACAGCATGCTCACCAGTATTTCATAATCACGATGACAGCATACTAACCAGTTTTCCATCACCATGACAGCATACTCACCAGTATCTCATCATCACCACAACCACAGCATCAATATCAACACATACTGAAGAGAAGCTTTGTATTTTGCCCTTTATTGGTGCAATGAGGCAGACACAGAAGCAGCATAATGAAGGTGTTCATCTTGGAGGTTTGACAGACTGGAGTCACATCTCTGCTATCAGGTACATCACATCAGTTATCTGTTTTACAACACAGAATTAAAACTGATGGGAGTTTATTATATTAATCTGGACAACTAGTATATTGGCTACATATGCAGAAGAGAACAGTTtccagagcatgtgtgtgtgtgtgcgaggagtgtgtgtgctgcgaGGAGTGTGTGTTAGAAGTGTATGCGGTCTTCGTAGAGAGACAGCAGTAGCAGTATGCTCCAGCCGGTCAGCAGTCCAACGTTCTGCAGGAAGAACATCAGCCAGGGGTGACGGCTGTCCACATGGACCATGGTGGGgagctgcatacacacacacacacacatacatacagagagagagagacacacacacacagacatttacacacagagacacacacacacaaatacattagAAAAAGCATGATCTCCAGCTAGTGCTGTAGCAGCTACTAACAGGGTCTGTCTGTCGCCATGGTTACATGTCTGATTGTCATGGTTATATGTCTGATTGTCATGGTTATATGTCaggttcggggggggggggggaggggggcggcgtGAAAGAGCAGCTGTGGGTACATGTTACCATACCCACCATATCAGCCAATCCCACGTAGAGGAACATCCCGGTGGTAACCGCGGCGATCCACTGCTTGGTGGCGGCGTCGGTTGCTATGGAGAGGGCGAGGTACAGCCCCCCGAACGATGTCatggcacagcccacgttcagcatCAGCGCCCTGCGCACCGACACACCACTCTGGAGCAGGATGGCAAagtcccctgcacacacacacacacatagaaccacatcacacacatgctgtacactTATACTATGAGGGGACGGGATGCAGAGCTGTACTGTGTAAGGATGGGATGTATGTCTAGCTGCACTGGGTAGGGATGGGTGCAGGGCTGTACTGTGTGAGGATGGGATGTATGTCTAGCTGCACTGGGTAGGGATGGGTGCAGGGCTGTACTGTGTGAGGATGGGATGTATGTCTAGCTGCACTGGGTAGGGATGGGTGCAGGGCTGTACTGTGTGAGGATGGGATGTATGTCTAGCTGCACTGGGTAGGGATGGGTGCAGAGCTGTACTGTGTGAGGATGGGATGTAGATCTAGCTGCACTGGGTAGGGATGGGTGCAGGGCTGTACTGTGTGAGGATGGGATGTAGGTCTAGCTGCACTGGGTAGGGATGGGTGCAGAGCTGTACTGTGTGAGGATGGGATGTAGGTCTAGCTGCACTGGGTAGGAATGGGTGCAGAGCTGTACTGTGTGAGGATGGGGTGAAGACTCACCCAGCTCGTGGGGCAGCTCGTGGCAGAGCACGGCCAGGGAGGAGGCCAGGCCAGACCTCCAGGACACAGAGAAGGCTGCTCCGATAGCCAGCCCGTCTGCAAAGTTGTGGATGCCATCACCCAGGGTGATCATGAAGGGGAGCAGTCTCTGTTCTGGGTTGAGGCAGggtagggggggaggaagggagggagggagggggaggaggggggggggaggatgagaggaggggaaggagggggagggggtagaggacgggtagggtggagagggagtaagagggggaagggaggggaggagggggaggacgggaaggagggagaaggaggtgggagggaaggggaggggaaagggaggagggggaaggaggaggaaggagggggaaggagagggaggagtggagagaaggtaggggagagaggtgggggagaagggagggaggagaggtcagTGAGGACAGCAGAGTATAAAGTTTATCTCATATCAGATTAACCTACACAATCTACAGTACATAACAACGGCTGAACATGGCTGCTCCAATAAGGGCCCAGTATACCAGTTCATTCAAGACACTCACATATTGATTTAACAATTTATTACATGGAAATATTATTATCTTTGGAGGTGTGGATCTATCCAAGGATAAACTTCCTCCTTTGGAGCATGGCTAGAATAGCACAAGTTAATACAAGAACAAGGCAGGATACAAATACAATGTCCAAATCCCGGAAATGTACTGCATGTTTAACAGTCAAAAGGCTTCACAGAGCACTAACAACGTCCTGTAGTGACGATACAGCagacaggagaagctggagaTGGTGGAAGGTGAAAGCAACATTGCACATGATGCACATAGCAGCAcatgatgtgtgagtgtgtgtgtctggctctgtGAGTGCATGCAGTATTTAAGGAGAAGGTCTAGACATGAAATTAGCACACCAGCAGTTGTGAGTAAGTTGCGTCAGCAGATGACACGCTGCCTGAGTGCCATGTCTGAACAAGCTTCGCCAGATATTGCTGGACCAATCAGGGTGCATTACTAGTGCTGCTTATCCAATCAGTGTAGGCTGGTGCTGGTTCTGAAGACCAATCAGATCTCACCTTTGGTACGTTCCTTCTTTGGAGAAACGGCCTCCTTGTCTTCCCCatccacctgaaacacacaggtCGTAAGGCTggtgtcagttggctgagcggtgagggagacgggctagtaatccgaaggttgccagttcgattcccggtcatgcaaactgacgttgtgtccttgggcaaggcacttcaccctacttgcctcgggggaatgtccctgtacttactgtaagtcgctctggataagagcgtctgctaaatgactaaatgtaaatggtgtgtgtgtgtgtgtgtgtgtgtgtgtgtgtcgctctggataagaacgtctgctaaatgactaaatgtaccctTGCAAGGACCAAATGTCCTCACGAGTATAAGTATGGAAAAAGATACCTTAGTGTTAGGGTTGGAATTACTAAGTACtttaagggttaaggttaggggagtaagagagatagtggtatgtgagagagtgcatcggtgtgagagagagagagtgtgtaccaggtctgtctgggaggcagtcttcctcttctcctggtACATCTCCAGCACCTTGCCATGGTCACAGTGgtgaggctcctcctcctcctgcacacaAACAGCCTTCACAATCAGCCTTCACATTCAGCCTTCACAATCAGCCTTCACATTCAGCCTTCACAATCAGCCTTCACAATCAGCCTTCACAATCAGCCTTCACATTCAGCCTTCACATTCAGCCTTCACAATCAGCCTTCACATTCAGCCTTCACAATCAGCCTTCACAATCAGCCTTCACAATCAGCCTTCACAAACAGCCTTCACATTCAGCCTTCACAATCAGCCTTCACAATCAGCCTTCACAATCAGCCTTCACAAACAGCCTTCACATTCAGCCTTCACATTCAGCCTTCACAATCAGCCTTCACAATCAGCCTTCACAATCAGCCTTCACAAACAGCCTACTGAAAAgaccagcagagaggagagactagaagggaggagagaccagcagcggggaccaggagagaggagagacctacGCCGTGATGGtgcgggtggtggtggtgttcctTCTTCTGAGTGACTATGGAGAAGACGGTCTCCATGAGGTAGAAGTAGTAGATCCCAGCCATCACCACCAGGAGCTTGTACACGTGGTCCTGAGGCTCGTCACTGTGGCTGGAGCCCTCTTCATGGACATGCAGTcccagcacctacacacacacacacacacacacacaagagtgtacgcacacaaacaaatgcacaCAAAACGAAATTAATTGTTATCTGGTTGCTAGGCATTATCAAATGAGAATCCTAACTGCTGGTGAGCAAGCAGCATGAAATGTATGACTTTTTTCTGGTAAGAGTTTAAATGAAATGTCTGTAAAATACACTGAAATGTCCCATTGATGTAACTGTTGTACAACAGCAATAAACCACCTGGAAGGTTGGATCCACATCAGATATACCCTGGGTTGTGCTGCGGTCACAGTATATCAGTGATAAAACCTTGCGTGGTTTATTGTGACAGTACACCCAAAGTCAAAGTCAAAGTGATTTATTGGTCACATGCACAGCATAACAGCGGCCATTCAGGGCAATGCAAGTCTTAATAGAAAATGTTCCGGGGGATTGTGAAGTGTGCTTGTGGCCGCCCCAGCTGTCAGTCGTCTCCAGCTGTGTACTGCCAAACTGAGTTTGACACCGCTGATgctagctagcgagctagctaacTCCTACTACAGTAACCAAGCCCCCCCCATCTCATCTAGGCTTAAAGCAAAAAAGCAAAAAATGGATCTTGGTGGTGTTGCATTTCTGTTGTGGCACCCTGCTCCTTCCAGTGAGTATATTCTAAATAGTATTTCATAAGCCGTGCAACAAAACAATAACGCAACACAATCGGGAACAAGGCGCACATTTTGACTATATACTAGTTAGTAGTGTATACAAGGTAGTAGTATGTACTGGGTAGTGTATATTGGGTAGtactagggctgggcgatatataaaaaaaattgatATCTTGATATTGTCATAATTTTTACAATATTCAATATATATCTCAATatgtttgcatttgaatttaaataagaaaacaacaacaacaaaaatatatagaacagctattgttacagaggtccttatgtgacaggacaaaaagagagcaaaagagagtgcCTGTGCGCATGCAATTTTCAGTCTGTGCACATGCTCAcaaagagtgtctgtgtgtgtgtgtgtttctgtgtgaacaCAGGAGCCAGACGTTGATCTTAGAACACAAGCAACACAAGGAccagcaaaaaaataaataataaaatattcgatattcacaatattttcacattttacatTGTCGTCACATATTAGCGCTGATATTCGATATATCACCCAGCCCTAAGTAGTAGTATAAATGGTATAGTGTATACTAAGTATTAGTGTATGCTAGGTAGTAGTGCATACTAGGTAATAGTGTAGAACTATGTACTAACCGTGGGCATGAGGTGCAGCAGTGCGTCTCCTGTCAGCGAGCCCACAGCCAGACTGACGCAGAACTGGATGCAGAGCTGGAACACGCTGCTGCAGGACGTGCAGAGCAGAACCACGATCCCAACCATGGAGGTCAGGCTGATCAGCAGGTTAGCTATGCTGGCGTACACGAAccctggagagacaggagacatggAGGTCAGGAGACACCTGCTCAGGCCTGGAGCTGGAGGCAACAcacaggggctggggaggaggagggggggtgtcaGGAGGGTTCTGGGGGTGttaggaggggctgggggtgttAGACTCACGCTCGGTGGTGGTGAGAGAGTCGGAGGGATCTGGGaggggcagggcagagcaggctCCTGACAGCAGCTGCTGCAGCAGGGCGGGGCTGAGCCGAGCCAGGTCAGACCGGACCAGAGCAGAACCGTTCATCCCATGGATCTGGACCAGCTGCTGAGCTGTGAAACACACCTGGAAGGAGACACACattagtgtgtgagtgagtgagtttgtgaatgtgtgtgtgtgagaaagtgtgagtgtgtgagtgtgtgtggttacctgGTCCCAGCTACTGTTCCTACCCTGTCCCTCTTCAGTGTGGTTGTGATCCTGGTGACTGTGGTCATGGTGACTGTCGTCCTGATGACTGTGGTCACGGTGACTGTCGTCCTGGTGACTGTGGTCACGGTGACTGTCGTCCTGGTGACTGTGGTCACGGTGACTGTCGTCCTGGTGACTGTGGTCACGGTGACTGTCGTCCTGGTGACTGTGGTCACGGTGACTGTCGTCCTGGTGAGCGTGGAGGTCCTCTGGGTGAAGATGATCATGTTCTTCGTGGTGTGTTTCTCCTATCTTCAGACTGCTCATCAGATCCTCCAGCTCTGAACAGGAAACACCGACTGTCACCCTGTAGCCCTGTGTAACTATAACTATAGCACCAGAAGCAGTAATGGTGTTGTTCCGATGGTAACAGTACAGAACCAGTGAAGATTATACTGTCATTACTATGGTAACTGTACAATACCAGAGACGGTAACACTGTTGTTGCCAAGGCGCTGCATGATGGAGTCCAGGAAGTAGGTTTCCCCCGGGAGGGCGTGGCCTGCCAAGCAGTCTCCCCGGAGAACGTGGTACACAATGCTCCCCATCACCATGGAAACCGTACTGTAGTTACTCGACCACATGCTGACCTCGGCCATAATGTCACGGCTGCTCAGACACTGGTGattaggagggaggagggcacaGGTAGCACCAGGTTAACACCAGGTTATTATGGGGTGTAAAGTGTTACCGTGACTGCGTCACCCACCTCCACATGATGGTGAGCTGGTCTGTagtgtgtctgcatgtcctgcagcagagaggacagtgtctcttccagctcccccgcctgctcctcctgctgacGGATGCTCCTGAGGAGGCGGTCTGTCTCCTCGCCCCAGCGCCCCTCCCTCATGGCGGCGCAGGCGAGGGCGGGGCTACTGATATAGAGGCCACACCCCTCGGACACACGGTAGAGATGCTCCACTCTCAGACCTTCGCTGGAGTAGTTCCTG contains these protein-coding regions:
- the LOC134040775 gene encoding zinc transporter ZIP4-like, with product MKCVSPLSGVLLVWLWLGLPAGLRCSLEEQVSSGMLEMVSTGQGWLNHTAVRSLFNQLERRVQWAAVSCEKCQPLLYLDQLVRNYSSEGLRVEHLYRVSEGCGLYISSPALACAAMREGRWGEETDRLLRSIRQQEEQAGELEETLSSLLQDMQTHYRPAHHHVECLSSRDIMAEVSMWSSNYSTVSMVMGSIVYHVLRGDCLAGHALPGETYFLDSIMQRLGNNSVTVSELEDLMSSLKIGETHHEEHDHLHPEDLHAHQDDSHRDHSHQDDSHRDHSHQDDSHRDHSHQDDSHRDHSHQDDSHRDHSHQDDSHHDHSHQDHNHTEEGQGRNSSWDQVCFTAQQLVQIHGMNGSALVRSDLARLSPALLQQLLSGACSALPLPDPSDSLTTTERFVYASIANLLISLTSMVGIVVLLCTSCSSVFQLCIQFCVSLAVGSLTGDALLHLMPTVLGLHVHEEGSSHSDEPQDHVYKLLVVMAGIYYFYLMETVFSIVTQKKEHHHHPHHHGEEEEPHHCDHGKVLEMYQEKRKTASQTDLVDGEDKEAVSPKKERTKEQRLLPFMITLGDGIHNFADGLAIGAAFSVSWRSGLASSLAVLCHELPHELGDFAILLQSGVSVRRALMLNVGCAMTSFGGLYLALSIATDAATKQWIAAVTTGMFLYVGLADMLPTMVHVDSRHPWLMFFLQNVGLLTGWSILLLLSLYEDRIHF